The nucleotide window CATATTTAGATTTTGGAAAACTAACTCCTTGTGTTTTTCTTCCCTCTTTTTTATTATTTTCAATACTTTGAATTAGAAGATTATATTTTTGTATAAGCCACTCATCTAACTTTTTATACTCCTCTTTCTTATTTAGAGAATTCTCCTCTGGTTTATTGTTGAACAACTTGAACATATTATCATACTCTTATATATAGATTTTTAAGATTGTTAATAAATACTTAGAATTGATTTGAATACAAACATTATATAATTTTATATTATCAAATTATATAATAAAATGTTGCAATATCTTGCATTATATTTTAGTTGTTAATTTACTTCTTATTTTATAAATTTTAAATAATTTTGATTATTTACTAAGTGCATGGATTTGCAAAGTTAAATTGGTTGTAAAAATTATCCACCATTACCACGATGTTATATATTTAAATACTCTTAAAAATTTATGTGAAGGTATGGGGTGGTAGTAAATACTGCAGCATATAATATTTCTTAATATATAGGCTTTTTTAACACCATTTAATAAAAAACACAAGTAACTATTTGTTTTTAATATTGTTAGTAGTTTATACCTTCAAAGATATTGTTATACTCCATAAGGTATCATAACATACATATGGCAGCCATTTTACTAATCCTGAATATATCCCCCTCCCCATTGTAATATATAGTATACGCTTACTTCTTCATAACTATATTCTCACTAAGCATATTACACACTATGATTAGCAAGGTTGCGAGTAGATCTTTTAAAAAAGAGATAATCGAAAGTACATTTTAGACATATTATCAAATACAATAGTAACATTTATACATAAATAAAAAATAGTGATGTCATTACTTTTTTATGATGTGAAAGGAGTCATAAAAAAATAATTAAAATGGAGGTTAATTATTCTCGTTTTTATTCTCATTTTTATTTTCTTCTTTTTCTTTTTTAGACTCCTCTTCTAATGGGATGACACTAACAATATGTCCTTTATGTAGTATGATCCTTCTTGGGGGCTTATCAAATCCTTTAGGTATATAATCGCTATCCAAAACCATTATCGTATATCTATCCTTTGCCTTAACCAATCCTTTTATAGTAGTCCCATCTTCTAATATAATTAAACACTTTTTCTTATGAGCAAACAAATACATATAATCTTTGTATTCTATCATCTCCCTATTCTGTTTCTGTTGCTGCTTCTTCTTATTCATCTTTTCAGCCTCCTTTTTTAACTCTTCCTGATGCTTACTCTTAATATGCTTTAACACTGCCTTCTTATCCGCATTCTTGTAATCACAATATGGACACTTATAAAAAACACCCTCTTTAGGTATCTCTAACTTTTGCAATACTTTATATCTATATCCATCCTTATCAACTCTCCAAAAATTTTTCCTCCAACCTATTAAAAGTAAGGTAGTTTAAATATATATTGATTTATTTTTATGTGTTAAGATTAATTTAATAATATTTCTTATTTCTCTAACCTTTTGAAGAAAGTTTTGAGGGGGTAATTATTGGTTATTAAAGTTGCAATTGATACAAATATTTTAGGATATTTAGGAGAGTACGGAAACAACTTTGAAAAAATCTATAAAATCAACTAAAAAACTAAACGAAGAAATAAATAAGATGGAAAGTGCATATGCATTTGCAAAATTAATATGTAGCAATACCCGAATCAAAGGTATTATTCCATTAATGGTGGC belongs to Methanocaldococcus sp. and includes:
- a CDS encoding C2H2-type zinc finger protein, which gives rise to MQKLEIPKEGVFYKCPYCDYKNADKKAVLKHIKSKHQEELKKEAEKMNKKKQQQKQNREMIEYKDYMYLFAHKKKCLIILEDGTTIKGLVKAKDRYTIMVLDSDYIPKGFDKPPRRIILHKGHIVSVIPLEEESKKEKEENKNENKNENN